From Anaerohalosphaera lusitana, one genomic window encodes:
- the miaB gene encoding tRNA (N6-isopentenyl adenosine(37)-C2)-methylthiotransferase MiaB, protein MDLCSACTMPTHASKSNTSNTLLIILLPTKVIIWFKARKTPAHISNLPNRYEEKLGRTLPYHGPSAVTLGMNLSPSSLPIPNSFILKLLHRLLFYRTRPNKSSLFLTLRKRKFKIFMHTNSCSIQEISIFAPQTAFYFENRSPIEYSCPSMKTPKLHVKCFGCQMNKLDSSLVVTALRKKGFELCEKASQADVILINTCSVRKHAEDRVTSNLGHMKHLKKTRPKIVVAVVGCMAQRVGEDLLEHDAVNIVAGPSHIPQVPEMIMNALPKDVADAATGSKAISVTEKIRQKTDSQVSQELDDFELTYDSDENHIKHQAFVRAMRGCNNFCTYCIVPYVRGPETSRPPQAIIEQIKKLAQNGIQQITLLGQTIDAYHYEAGDKTYRLADLLEMVADIESIKWIHFITSHPGKFDTAIFQAMANNRKVTPYLHIPAQSGSDRILRAMNRGYTAQQYLDLISEARQIVPDVAIASDFIVGFPGETDEDYQATKNLITDAHFKNSFIFKYSPRPGTHATKRLEDNVPAEVKKQRNIELLELQNSIAEEDNKRFKGRTLEVLVEGLSPRPHLNNADTQTLADGSAATDESWQHPQLIARTAHDYIVVFNGPESLAGNFAKVEITDTAALTLFGRLKQS, encoded by the coding sequence ATGGACCTTTGCTCCGCCTGCACGATGCCGACACATGCAAGTAAGAGCAACACAAGTAATACTCTTCTCATAATACTTCTCCCGACTAAAGTAATAATATGGTTCAAAGCGCGCAAAACGCCTGCACACATTAGTAACTTGCCAAATCGGTATGAAGAGAAATTGGGGCGGACCCTGCCCTACCATGGTCCATCTGCGGTAACTCTTGGAATGAATTTATCACCCTCTTCACTCCCAATTCCTAACTCCTTTATTCTCAAACTTCTTCACCGTTTACTCTTTTATCGGACTCGCCCCAATAAATCAAGTCTTTTTTTGACATTAAGAAAAAGAAAGTTCAAAATCTTCATGCACACAAACTCCTGTTCTATCCAGGAGATTTCGATTTTCGCACCGCAGACCGCCTTTTATTTTGAAAATCGCTCACCAATTGAGTATAGTTGCCCGTCTATGAAAACGCCAAAATTACATGTAAAATGCTTCGGATGCCAGATGAACAAGCTCGACTCATCCCTGGTGGTGACTGCATTGCGAAAAAAAGGCTTCGAGCTTTGCGAAAAAGCCTCCCAGGCTGACGTTATCCTGATAAACACATGCTCCGTGCGCAAACACGCCGAGGATCGTGTCACCTCCAACCTCGGCCATATGAAGCACTTAAAGAAAACCAGGCCCAAAATCGTAGTAGCAGTTGTCGGGTGCATGGCCCAGCGTGTCGGCGAAGACCTGCTTGAACACGACGCAGTCAACATCGTCGCCGGCCCTTCGCACATACCGCAGGTGCCGGAAATGATAATGAACGCCCTGCCCAAAGACGTCGCCGATGCTGCGACCGGCTCAAAAGCGATCTCGGTCACCGAAAAGATCCGCCAGAAGACGGACTCGCAGGTCTCACAGGAACTGGACGATTTCGAGCTGACCTACGACTCAGACGAAAACCACATCAAGCACCAGGCTTTCGTCCGCGCCATGCGTGGCTGCAACAATTTCTGCACATACTGCATCGTGCCCTACGTCCGCGGACCGGAGACATCACGCCCGCCGCAAGCAATCATCGAGCAGATCAAAAAGCTCGCCCAAAACGGCATCCAGCAGATCACGCTACTGGGCCAGACCATCGACGCATATCATTACGAAGCAGGCGATAAAACATACAGGCTCGCGGATCTGCTGGAAATGGTGGCGGATATCGAATCCATCAAATGGATACACTTCATCACCAGCCATCCCGGCAAGTTCGACACCGCGATTTTCCAGGCGATGGCCAACAACCGCAAAGTAACCCCCTATCTGCACATACCGGCCCAGAGCGGCTCGGACCGCATCCTCAGAGCAATGAACCGCGGCTACACCGCCCAGCAGTATCTCGACCTGATCTCAGAGGCCCGCCAGATCGTACCCGATGTCGCAATCGCAAGCGACTTCATCGTAGGCTTCCCCGGCGAGACGGACGAGGACTACCAGGCGACCAAAAATCTGATCACCGATGCGCATTTCAAAAACAGCTTCATATTCAAATACTCGCCCCGCCCGGGCACACACGCCACTAAGCGGCTGGAAGACAATGTCCCTGCAGAAGTAAAAAAACAGCGGAACATTGAATTGCTCGAATTGCAGAATTCCATCGCCGAAGAGGACAATAAACGCTTCAAAGGCAGAACCCTCGAAGTTCTGGTCGAAGGCCTGAGCCCGCGTCCGCATCTCAACAACGCCGATACACAGACCCTCGCAGACGGATCAGCCGCAACAGACGAAAGCTGGCAGCACCCCCAACTCATCGCCCGAACAGCACATGACTACATCGTAGTCTTCAACGGCCCCGAGTCGCTTGCGGGCAATTTCGCAAAGGTCGAGATCACCGACACCGCAGCACTTACTCTATTCGGCAGGCTCAAGCAATCTTGA
- a CDS encoding LamG-like jellyroll fold domain-containing protein, producing the protein MRRVLLVLLLLACVGIVQAEQRSISVNYCNMDGGWGYHDHVMRSSDPYAGYENEPNQVPHILATTGWNEYANPGNGDTFAVNDHAGNATGATLLVQSDFDWHTSWYQNIDNTYPDLTERQRNALRLVVGFNGFYPGNHEGPDPISTIQKVPYGKYHVVTYMNPNREDDAQYISVGGQEYYYLDEHADTLKARLQAGGETYIEATDTEGPASARANVALFTDLTDPQMEILFETPANSGISAFQIIAAEEREDVCVVPSPEVNTVAVPIDAVLSWTKPTNYTPTSYDIYLGEYGDPNWAVAPAATGLTDTTYDPVDFDYNKNYVWRVDSTAPDGTVHTGDLWYFQAEGDPLIEVQPRSIAVPVGGSSFFEIQSILTDTYTWYHSTDAAVDTPDDDTEVQSGPSNVLNIENYQETDAGYYYCVLTNTIPDSNPVASAVASLETGKLEAYYPFDGDPNDATSAGWDLLAGDTDDTNITNSYEAGAIGDAIRFGRDTADTVYIPGSEEYFNFFTKGFSISMWVKPDDYGLSNGFMTYVAKRSGSTGWNMLDTAFYYGQGFEAKIYPLGFNTDSGRLDDGEWHMVTCTYDAATQTLRAYVDGEEDGGPSVGEGIAHSTQVVTFGSYYKTGTGGWGYNGLIDDVKIYNYPLDNFEIAQQYTAVFTDVSICAEDPPYDFDGDCVIDLADFAIFAQSWLECNLVPDCS; encoded by the coding sequence ATGAGAAGAGTATTACTTGTGTTGCTCTTACTTGCATGTGTCGGCATCGTGCAGGCGGAGCAAAGGTCCATCAGCGTTAACTATTGTAACATGGACGGGGGCTGGGGCTACCATGACCACGTCATGCGTTCCAGTGACCCGTATGCCGGTTACGAGAATGAGCCGAACCAGGTTCCGCACATTCTGGCGACGACCGGATGGAACGAGTATGCCAATCCTGGTAACGGCGACACGTTTGCTGTGAATGACCATGCGGGCAATGCTACCGGCGCTACGCTGCTCGTTCAGAGTGATTTCGACTGGCATACCAGTTGGTATCAGAACATTGACAACACGTATCCTGATCTAACTGAGCGGCAGAGAAACGCACTGAGGCTGGTAGTTGGCTTCAACGGTTTCTATCCGGGCAACCATGAGGGGCCGGATCCCATCTCCACTATCCAGAAGGTTCCATATGGTAAGTACCACGTTGTGACTTACATGAACCCGAATCGTGAAGATGACGCTCAGTACATCAGTGTAGGCGGACAGGAATATTACTATCTGGATGAGCATGCTGACACGCTCAAGGCTCGCCTTCAGGCTGGCGGAGAAACTTACATTGAAGCCACAGACACAGAAGGTCCCGCTTCTGCACGTGCAAATGTAGCTCTCTTTACGGACTTGACGGATCCACAGATGGAGATCCTGTTCGAGACGCCTGCGAACAGCGGTATCAGTGCATTCCAGATTATTGCTGCCGAGGAACGCGAAGATGTTTGTGTTGTTCCTTCGCCCGAAGTAAACACCGTTGCAGTGCCTATTGATGCCGTTTTGAGCTGGACCAAGCCTACTAACTACACACCAACAAGCTATGATATTTATCTTGGCGAATACGGGGATCCAAACTGGGCCGTGGCTCCGGCAGCTACAGGGCTTACTGACACAACTTATGATCCTGTAGATTTTGATTACAACAAGAACTATGTATGGCGTGTAGACTCTACTGCTCCGGACGGCACGGTTCACACAGGTGACCTGTGGTACTTCCAGGCAGAAGGCGATCCGCTGATCGAGGTTCAGCCCCGTTCTATCGCAGTACCAGTCGGCGGAAGCTCTTTCTTCGAGATCCAGTCTATTCTGACTGACACTTACACATGGTATCACAGCACCGATGCTGCAGTTGACACACCTGATGATGACACAGAAGTTCAGTCCGGTCCATCTAACGTTCTGAACATCGAAAACTATCAGGAAACAGATGCAGGTTACTACTATTGTGTTCTGACCAACACGATCCCAGACAGTAATCCGGTTGCTTCGGCAGTAGCTTCTCTGGAAACAGGTAAGCTTGAGGCTTACTATCCATTTGACGGCGATCCAAATGATGCAACATCAGCAGGTTGGGATCTGCTGGCAGGTGATACGGATGATACCAATATCACCAACAGCTATGAGGCTGGTGCCATTGGCGATGCCATTCGGTTTGGCCGTGACACGGCTGACACAGTTTACATTCCCGGCAGTGAAGAATACTTTAACTTCTTCACCAAGGGCTTCTCGATCAGCATGTGGGTCAAGCCTGATGATTATGGACTTTCAAATGGTTTCATGACTTATGTTGCAAAACGCAGCGGAAGCACCGGCTGGAACATGCTTGATACAGCGTTCTACTATGGCCAGGGCTTTGAAGCCAAGATCTATCCGCTGGGCTTCAATACTGATTCAGGCAGACTCGATGACGGCGAATGGCACATGGTTACCTGTACCTACGATGCTGCTACCCAGACTCTGCGTGCATACGTAGATGGTGAAGAAGACGGCGGACCATCTGTTGGCGAAGGCATTGCGCATAGTACCCAGGTTGTCACATTCGGTTCTTACTATAAGACCGGAACAGGCGGCTGGGGCTACAATGGCCTAATCGACGACGTCAAGATCTACAACTATCCGCTCGATAACTTTGAGATCGCACAGCAGTACACGGCTGTATTTACAGACGTCAGTATTTGTGCGGAAGACCCACCGTATGACTTTGACGGTGACTGTGTTATAGATCTGGCCGACTTTGCGATATTCGCACAGTCCTGGCTCGAATGTAACCTCGTCCCTGATTGTTCATAA
- a CDS encoding LamG-like jellyroll fold domain-containing protein, giving the protein MNKKVLPLIMILMLAVTSYSYAGVVAYWSFDDGSGTVATDDSGNGADGVLGNGPTWVTGKVGGALQFDGVDDEVEIPIDGDGNATLSGATNFTVAAWIQTTSTAGGTIVQQRDEQPEGYYGQYRFRLNDDGTINFYIYNGGEGFNFNSTATVNDGQWHHVLAYRDGTDGYIVIDGVQDATGTGDGPKELWPTTKVGIGRDIRDDASPIEATLDEVYILDEAATPELISALMGDAAIPASPANGAVQVPTTTTLEWTPPTVASATGYDLYVGSDASTLASVATNLQTTSHELTGLQFEQTYAWRVDTRTSAGTVTGPIASFTVRNAEPVIVTQPDHNLLTDGETAEFTVDALWATSYQWYKDSTALTGEAGSTLTVSAVTAADEGLYTCEMTSDESATIVTTDPAKLVLKKLIAYYPFDGTLADTSGFGNDATYVADPNNTVTTPSYVTGLTGLGSAIAFEGALETGDEAYVDVPVAVFDESVPAQITVAFWYYGDPAVMPANNNVFEARSANDESRVMGSHLPWGNSTIYWDAGSEDPTADDYNRITYGSAGTPELFKGQWNFIALTKDAAEGTMAIYINGVKMAEGGGRETTINDIASFQIGGGFDATYHGYIDEFRVYNYALDSVQQATLYTDVTGESVCTEEIAMDLTDDCQVDMADLLELMAYWMDCNIVPDCVN; this is encoded by the coding sequence ATGAATAAGAAAGTTCTACCACTAATCATGATATTAATGCTTGCGGTCACGAGCTATTCATATGCTGGTGTGGTCGCATACTGGTCGTTCGACGACGGGTCCGGAACAGTCGCAACTGACGATTCCGGAAACGGCGCGGACGGTGTACTTGGAAACGGCCCGACATGGGTCACAGGTAAAGTCGGCGGCGCCTTGCAGTTTGACGGCGTCGACGATGAAGTTGAGATACCTATAGACGGTGACGGCAACGCAACATTGAGCGGTGCCACCAACTTCACCGTTGCAGCATGGATACAGACGACTAGTACAGCAGGCGGTACTATCGTCCAGCAGCGTGATGAGCAGCCGGAGGGCTACTACGGTCAGTACAGATTCAGGCTGAATGATGATGGTACAATTAACTTTTACATTTACAACGGTGGTGAAGGTTTTAACTTCAACTCAACTGCCACAGTCAATGACGGTCAGTGGCACCATGTGCTGGCTTACAGGGACGGCACCGACGGCTACATCGTTATCGATGGAGTACAGGATGCTACCGGTACAGGCGACGGTCCTAAGGAACTGTGGCCGACTACAAAGGTTGGTATTGGTCGCGATATTCGTGACGATGCCAGTCCCATTGAAGCAACTTTGGACGAAGTCTACATTCTTGACGAAGCAGCGACTCCTGAACTCATCTCTGCACTGATGGGCGATGCTGCAATTCCTGCTTCACCTGCAAACGGGGCTGTACAGGTTCCAACAACCACAACTCTCGAGTGGACTCCACCTACGGTCGCTTCGGCAACTGGTTACGACCTCTATGTAGGCAGTGATGCAAGTACTTTGGCTTCTGTTGCGACAAATCTGCAGACAACCAGCCATGAACTGACGGGGCTTCAGTTCGAGCAGACTTACGCATGGAGAGTTGACACTCGCACGAGCGCAGGTACGGTAACCGGTCCTATTGCTTCATTTACCGTAAGGAACGCTGAGCCAGTTATCGTCACCCAGCCTGATCATAACCTGCTGACTGACGGTGAGACTGCCGAGTTTACTGTAGATGCACTTTGGGCCACATCTTACCAGTGGTACAAGGACAGCACGGCTCTGACCGGTGAAGCGGGTTCAACACTGACAGTTTCGGCTGTCACCGCTGCAGATGAAGGTCTGTACACTTGTGAAATGACCAGTGATGAAAGCGCTACGATCGTAACTACCGATCCTGCCAAGCTGGTACTCAAGAAGCTGATCGCTTACTATCCTTTCGATGGTACGCTTGCAGATACCAGCGGTTTCGGAAACGATGCGACCTATGTGGCTGATCCAAACAACACTGTGACGACCCCTTCATATGTCACCGGCCTTACAGGCCTTGGCAGTGCAATAGCATTTGAAGGTGCACTGGAAACCGGCGACGAAGCATATGTCGATGTGCCCGTCGCTGTTTTCGATGAAAGTGTACCGGCGCAGATCACTGTTGCATTCTGGTATTACGGTGACCCTGCTGTCATGCCTGCTAATAACAACGTCTTCGAAGCACGTTCGGCTAATGACGAGTCCCGAGTAATGGGTTCTCATCTGCCGTGGGGCAACAGCACTATCTACTGGGATGCGGGCAGCGAAGATCCGACGGCTGATGACTATAACCGCATCACATATGGTTCAGCCGGTACCCCCGAGCTGTTCAAAGGCCAGTGGAACTTCATTGCACTCACTAAGGATGCCGCAGAGGGTACTATGGCTATCTACATCAATGGGGTTAAGATGGCTGAAGGCGGCGGCCGTGAGACTACTATCAACGACATAGCTTCGTTCCAGATAGGCGGCGGTTTCGATGCAACTTATCATGGTTACATCGATGAGTTCCGCGTGTATAACTATGCTCTTGACAGTGTTCAGCAGGCTACATTGTATACTGATGTTACCGGCGAGAGCGTCTGTACCGAGGAGATCGCGATGGACCTGACGGATGATTGCCAGGTTGACATGGCTGATCTTCTGGAACTGATGGCTTACTGGATGGACTGTAATATAGTTCCTGACTGCGTTAATTAG